A single region of the Variovorax paradoxus genome encodes:
- a CDS encoding vWA domain-containing protein, with protein sequence MLIDFFYTLRSAKLPVSVKEYLTLLEALQADVVGPNSDGAYGIDDFYYLSRTALVKDEKHYDKFDRAFAAYFKGVEMLADFTKEVPLDWLRKTLEREFTAEEKAKIEKMGWDELMETLKKRFEEQKERHEGGNKWIGTGGTSPFGHGGYNPQGIRIGGAGKNKSAVKVWDQRAYKDYDDSQELGTRNIKVALRRLRKFAREGHDEELDLDDTIHSTAANAGYLDIKMRPERHNNVKVLLLMDVGGTMDEHIQRVEELFSAVKTEFKHLEFYYFHNCVYDFMWKNNKRRFSEKFATWDILRKYNKDYKLIFVGDATMSPYEILQPGGSVEYNNEEAGAEWIQRLTHAFPKFAWINPEPQGVWQYRQSIAVMQQLMSNRMYPLTLRGLEEAMRMLSK encoded by the coding sequence ATGCTGATCGATTTCTTCTACACCCTGCGCTCGGCCAAGCTGCCGGTGTCGGTCAAGGAATACCTCACGCTGCTCGAGGCGCTGCAGGCCGATGTGGTGGGCCCCAACTCCGATGGCGCCTACGGCATCGACGACTTCTACTATCTCTCGCGCACCGCGCTCGTCAAGGACGAGAAGCACTACGACAAGTTCGACCGCGCCTTTGCCGCCTATTTCAAGGGCGTGGAAATGCTGGCCGACTTCACCAAGGAAGTGCCGCTCGACTGGCTGCGCAAGACGCTGGAGCGGGAGTTCACCGCCGAGGAAAAAGCCAAGATCGAGAAGATGGGCTGGGACGAGCTCATGGAAACGCTCAAGAAGCGCTTCGAAGAGCAGAAAGAGCGCCACGAGGGCGGCAACAAGTGGATCGGCACGGGCGGCACCTCGCCCTTCGGCCACGGCGGCTACAACCCGCAGGGCATTCGCATCGGCGGCGCGGGCAAGAACAAGAGCGCCGTGAAGGTGTGGGACCAGCGGGCCTACAAGGACTACGACGACAGCCAGGAGCTGGGCACGCGCAACATCAAGGTCGCGCTGCGGCGGCTGCGCAAGTTTGCGCGCGAGGGCCACGACGAAGAGCTGGACCTGGACGACACCATCCACTCCACCGCGGCCAATGCAGGCTACCTCGACATCAAGATGCGGCCCGAGCGCCACAACAACGTGAAGGTGCTGCTGCTGATGGACGTGGGCGGCACCATGGACGAGCACATCCAGCGCGTGGAAGAGCTGTTCTCGGCCGTGAAGACCGAGTTCAAGCACCTGGAGTTCTACTACTTCCACAACTGCGTGTACGACTTCATGTGGAAGAACAACAAGCGCCGCTTCTCCGAGAAGTTCGCAACCTGGGACATCCTGCGCAAGTACAACAAGGACTACAAGCTCATCTTCGTCGGCGACGCGACCATGAGCCCGTACGAAATCCTGCAGCCCGGCGGCAGCGTCGAATACAACAACGAGGAAGCCGGCGCCGAGTGGATCCAGCGGCTGACGCATGCGTTCCCGAAGTTCGCCTGGATCAACCCCGAGCCGCAGGGCGTGTGGCAATACCGCCAGAGCATCGCGGTGATGCAGCAGCTCATGTCCAACCGCATGTACCCGCTCACGCTGCGGGGCCTCGAGGAAGCAATGCGCATGCTTTCGAAGTAA
- a CDS encoding autotransporter assembly complex protein TamA has translation MFRVVPVFAPAWLPALLFCGVMLLQGCSLLPKKDAAKDSPAPALVRSGDAAATSTDEGAKEGEKRGRRDAFTVDVRGPAAVREYLALHLDIQRYRTLDDLGATEISRLMVAAEANARELLGTLGYFTPTLTLELNETPASTKAPREIVITVQPGELTRVSTVQISYGGQIASDPTAEAQRDSIRTAWALRAGQPFTQQGWDNAKNTALRSLTAKRFPTGSIEMSRAEVDADRQEVRLSVTYQSGPAYRFGPLVLRGVERYDAEGARRIAQLPTGSDYDQQKLLDAQQRLASSGYYDSVFLTLDTESGTPLAAPVIAQLREAPMQKVVLGAGFTTDNGPRLSVDHIHNRLPLLGWRAVSRLSVDRDIKSLGTEWNGIPDDTGWRWFAGAELKSETSGSYVVDSGRVRSGRNKSSGHIDRSYFLQYDYAQNRGINAPPSASAVTANWGWTGRYFDDNAAPTRGYGLALELAAGYTLTGEQLPFTRTYARWLGVLPLGFANGRDAATLARRSRFQLRAEAGAVSAKESAQIPSTLMFLTGGDTTVRGYSYRQIGTVRSDGQIVAGRYLGVMSLEWQRPFVYNDKLTEWESTVFVDAGAVADKPGELKPKVGVGVGARWRSPVGPVQADLAYGVDTKKFRLHFRLGFTF, from the coding sequence ATGTTCAGGGTGGTCCCAGTCTTTGCGCCGGCATGGTTGCCGGCTTTGCTTTTTTGCGGCGTCATGCTTTTGCAGGGGTGCAGCCTGCTGCCCAAGAAAGACGCGGCCAAGGACTCCCCTGCGCCGGCACTGGTGCGCAGCGGCGATGCGGCCGCCACATCCACTGACGAAGGCGCCAAGGAGGGCGAGAAGCGCGGCCGGCGCGACGCCTTCACGGTGGACGTTCGCGGGCCGGCCGCGGTGCGCGAATACCTCGCGCTGCACCTGGACATCCAGCGCTACCGCACGCTCGACGACCTGGGCGCCACCGAGATCTCGCGGCTCATGGTGGCGGCGGAAGCCAATGCCCGCGAACTGCTCGGCACGCTGGGCTACTTCACGCCCACGCTGACGCTGGAGCTCAACGAAACGCCGGCCAGCACCAAGGCCCCGCGCGAGATCGTCATTACCGTGCAGCCCGGCGAGCTCACCCGCGTGAGCACCGTGCAGATCAGCTACGGCGGCCAGATTGCCAGCGACCCCACCGCCGAGGCGCAGCGCGACTCGATCCGCACCGCCTGGGCGCTGCGGGCCGGCCAGCCCTTCACGCAGCAGGGCTGGGACAACGCCAAGAACACGGCCTTGCGCAGCCTCACCGCCAAGCGCTTTCCCACTGGCAGCATCGAGATGAGCCGCGCCGAGGTCGATGCCGACCGGCAGGAGGTGCGGCTCAGCGTCACTTACCAATCGGGCCCGGCCTACCGCTTCGGCCCGCTCGTGCTGCGCGGTGTCGAGCGCTACGACGCCGAGGGCGCGCGGCGCATCGCGCAGCTCCCCACCGGCTCCGACTACGACCAGCAGAAGCTGCTCGATGCCCAGCAGCGCCTGGCCAGCAGCGGCTATTACGACTCGGTGTTCCTCACGCTCGACACCGAAAGCGGCACGCCGCTGGCCGCCCCGGTGATCGCGCAGCTGCGCGAAGCCCCCATGCAGAAGGTGGTGCTGGGCGCCGGCTTCACCACCGACAACGGGCCGCGCTTGTCCGTCGACCACATCCACAACCGCCTGCCGCTGCTCGGCTGGCGCGCCGTGTCGCGCCTGTCCGTCGACCGGGACATCAAGTCGCTGGGCACGGAGTGGAACGGCATCCCGGACGACACCGGCTGGCGCTGGTTTGCGGGCGCCGAACTCAAGAGCGAGACCTCCGGCAGCTATGTGGTCGACAGCGGCCGCGTGCGCAGCGGGCGCAACAAGTCGAGCGGCCACATCGACCGCAGCTACTTCCTGCAGTACGACTATGCGCAGAACCGCGGCATCAACGCCCCGCCCTCCGCCTCCGCCGTGACGGCCAACTGGGGCTGGACTGGCCGCTACTTCGACGACAACGCCGCGCCCACGCGCGGCTACGGCCTGGCGCTCGAACTTGCCGCGGGCTACACGCTGACTGGCGAGCAACTGCCTTTCACGCGCACCTATGCGCGCTGGCTCGGCGTGCTGCCGTTGGGCTTTGCGAACGGCCGCGACGCCGCCACGCTCGCGCGCCGCAGCCGGTTCCAGCTGCGCGCCGAAGCCGGCGCGGTGAGCGCCAAGGAAAGCGCGCAGATCCCCTCCACGCTGATGTTCCTGACCGGCGGCGACACCACGGTGCGCGGCTACAGCTACCGCCAGATCGGCACCGTGCGCAGCGACGGCCAGATCGTGGCGGGCCGCTACCTGGGCGTGATGAGCCTCGAATGGCAGCGGCCCTTCGTCTACAACGACAAGCTCACCGAGTGGGAAAGCACCGTCTTCGTCGACGCGGGCGCAGTGGCCGACAAGCCCGGGGAGCTCAAGCCCAAGGTTGGCGTGGGCGTAGGTGCGCGCTGGCGCAGCCCGGTGGGGCCGGTGCAGGCCGACCTTGCCTATGGCGTGGACACGAAGAAGTTCCGCCTTCACTTTCGCCTGGGCTTCACCTTTTGA
- a CDS encoding translocation/assembly module TamB domain-containing protein, translating into MQTDAEPQPDKAAPRARRSRTRRVLRALGWTAAGLLALVLVLGAGTWWWLGSNQSLAFALAKAARYLPAGQTLESRDVTGSLRTGGRIGWLRWQSEKLAVEVHEADIGWQLAPLFKRKLQLGEVHAARLLIEKRGPPSDTPTEPLEQLVLPVEVDVPFRIDQLQWSGPPALQANQLAGSYRYTGAEHHLEVKGVDIADGHYSARVKLQGPAPMALDATLNGRVKAPLAEGRSIDVLAEAAIKGTLAGTGARLQVAAELKPAEPAAEDPMEAKLQANIAPWLPQPVIDAKADLRNVDAAALWPGAPRTRLTGTVELQPDAAAGASAWQASASIRNAVPGPWDKGALPLEQVEARVGFDGTNWTIPGATLRTGGGRIEAEGRWSPAPAPWQVRATVRRVRASLLHSELSGAPISGTATAQQREDTIGFDLALRAEGGAGSKAMPGFGVDRALAQGQWKNQVLDLRTLRLEAEGASITGKLQVRVAEQAASGKLDLTLPGGSAQLEGRIAPSQGGGDIKARIDDADAVQRWIEGLPEMANVFAGKTAKGSAQLDASWQGGWQTIQRRLENPGAPAQRGAAEPSIKATLGVPRLDLRMPAANANANANAAATTVQLKDVRANLDGSLAQATLALQGEATTGTQKLTLDARASGGLAGPNHWRAALASLRLQAQDSARVNAAGAAAAPWILELGREVTATIRTSGSGNTSRLELEASAADATLSGPAPGTVRIEWQPLRFTRSGAAPNQAFRVQSKGKLQGLPMAWAEAFGASTTFNELGVSGNLMFDGDWDIDAGDTLRAHARLARQSGDIRVQAGEAALVTRITSRGTGTASERTMNSATAGAEAPSTPAGLRQAELRLDAQGQSVHATLAWDSERAGKINAELNTRMQQRADGWQWAPDAPLAGNVKATLPNLGVWSMLAPPGWRVAGTLDADAVLAGNRAAPRWNGTLGADKLALRAPVEGLDLRDGRLRATLTGERIEITEFTLKGGAGSTARIAGQSGNRSTAASEAGTDGGSLTARGDIGWGAAGTSGGASGTGIRMALQADLRALRVLVRTDRQVTLSGNLQARLDSGQFNVRGKLKTDRAVIILPDETAPSLGSDVVVRSAAKDREAAEQAQRDAARNEAQAAKPQTAKPPDIVVNFDLGDDFAVQGRGITTRLEGDLEIRSNRLDAPPRITGEVRTVKGQYRAYGQQLDVETGLARFNGPFDNPSLDILAIRPNISQRAGVQITGTAQSPRVKLYSEPALSDAETLSWVVLGRASATSGGESALLQQAALALIGHVSKSGSGGSLASRFGLDELGFKGPGNGGDLRESAVTLGKRLSKDFYLTYERSVGGTFGTLFIFYDLTQRLTLRGQAGQTSGLDLIYTLKYD; encoded by the coding sequence ATGCAGACAGACGCCGAACCCCAGCCCGACAAGGCAGCGCCGCGCGCACGGCGCTCGCGCACGCGGCGGGTGCTGCGCGCGCTCGGCTGGACTGCCGCGGGCCTGCTCGCGCTGGTGCTTGTGCTGGGCGCGGGCACGTGGTGGTGGCTGGGCTCCAACCAGTCGCTGGCTTTTGCACTTGCCAAGGCCGCGCGCTACCTGCCCGCCGGCCAGACGCTCGAAAGCCGCGACGTCACGGGCTCGCTGCGCACGGGCGGGCGCATCGGCTGGCTGCGCTGGCAAAGCGAGAAGCTGGCGGTGGAGGTGCATGAGGCGGACATCGGCTGGCAGCTCGCCCCGCTGTTCAAGCGCAAGCTGCAGCTGGGCGAAGTGCATGCGGCGCGGCTCCTCATCGAAAAGCGCGGCCCGCCGAGCGACACGCCCACCGAGCCGCTCGAGCAACTCGTGCTGCCTGTCGAGGTCGACGTGCCGTTTCGCATCGACCAGCTGCAGTGGAGCGGCCCGCCCGCACTCCAGGCCAACCAGCTCGCGGGCAGCTACCGCTACACCGGCGCCGAGCACCACCTGGAGGTCAAGGGCGTCGACATTGCCGACGGCCACTACAGCGCGCGCGTGAAGCTGCAGGGCCCCGCGCCCATGGCGCTGGACGCCACGCTGAACGGCCGCGTGAAGGCACCGCTGGCGGAAGGACGCAGCATCGACGTGCTGGCCGAAGCGGCCATCAAGGGCACCCTTGCCGGCACCGGCGCGCGGCTGCAGGTTGCCGCCGAACTGAAGCCGGCGGAGCCCGCCGCGGAAGACCCGATGGAAGCGAAGCTGCAGGCCAACATCGCGCCGTGGCTGCCGCAGCCCGTCATCGACGCCAAGGCCGATCTGCGCAACGTGGATGCGGCCGCCCTGTGGCCCGGCGCGCCGCGCACACGGCTGACCGGCACGGTCGAACTGCAGCCCGACGCCGCCGCCGGCGCATCGGCCTGGCAAGCCTCGGCCAGCATCCGCAATGCGGTGCCGGGGCCCTGGGACAAGGGCGCGCTACCGCTCGAGCAGGTGGAAGCGCGCGTCGGCTTCGACGGCACCAACTGGACGATTCCCGGAGCCACCCTGCGCACGGGCGGCGGCCGCATCGAAGCAGAGGGCCGCTGGAGCCCCGCGCCTGCGCCATGGCAAGTGCGCGCCACCGTGCGCCGTGTGCGCGCCAGCCTGCTGCACAGCGAGTTGTCGGGCGCGCCCATCAGCGGCACGGCCACCGCGCAGCAGCGCGAAGACACCATCGGCTTCGACCTGGCGCTGCGCGCCGAAGGCGGGGCCGGCAGCAAGGCGATGCCCGGCTTCGGCGTGGACCGCGCGCTTGCACAGGGCCAATGGAAGAACCAGGTGCTCGACCTGCGCACGCTGCGCCTGGAGGCCGAGGGCGCCAGCATTACCGGCAAGCTGCAGGTGCGCGTGGCCGAGCAGGCCGCGAGCGGCAAGCTCGACCTGACGTTGCCGGGCGGCAGTGCGCAGCTCGAAGGCCGCATCGCACCGTCGCAGGGCGGCGGCGACATCAAGGCACGCATCGACGATGCCGACGCGGTGCAGCGCTGGATCGAAGGCCTGCCCGAAATGGCGAACGTGTTCGCCGGCAAGACGGCCAAGGGCTCGGCGCAGCTGGACGCCAGTTGGCAGGGCGGATGGCAGACCATCCAGCGCCGGCTCGAGAACCCCGGTGCGCCGGCCCAGCGCGGCGCCGCAGAACCCAGCATCAAGGCCACGCTCGGCGTGCCGCGCCTCGACCTGCGCATGCCGGCGGCCAACGCAAATGCCAATGCCAATGCGGCAGCCACCACGGTTCAATTGAAGGACGTGCGCGCCAACCTCGACGGCAGCCTGGCGCAGGCCACGCTCGCGCTGCAGGGCGAAGCCACCACCGGCACGCAAAAGCTCACGCTCGACGCCCGCGCGAGCGGCGGCCTTGCGGGCCCGAACCATTGGCGCGCGGCCCTCGCGAGCCTGCGGCTGCAGGCCCAGGACAGCGCGCGGGTCAACGCCGCGGGCGCTGCCGCCGCCCCGTGGATCCTGGAGCTCGGCCGCGAAGTCACCGCCACCATCAGGACCAGCGGGAGCGGCAACACCAGTCGGCTCGAGCTGGAAGCCTCCGCTGCCGACGCCACGCTGAGCGGGCCGGCGCCCGGCACCGTTCGCATCGAATGGCAGCCGCTGCGCTTCACCCGGAGCGGCGCGGCGCCCAACCAGGCTTTTCGCGTGCAGTCGAAGGGCAAGCTGCAGGGCCTGCCGATGGCGTGGGCCGAGGCTTTCGGCGCCAGCACCACCTTCAATGAACTGGGCGTGAGCGGCAATCTGATGTTCGACGGCGACTGGGACATCGATGCCGGCGACACGCTGCGCGCGCACGCGCGGCTTGCGCGCCAGAGCGGCGACATCCGCGTACAGGCCGGCGAAGCGGCCCTCGTCACACGCATCACGAGCCGAGGCACTGGCACGGCCAGCGAGCGCACGATGAACTCCGCCACCGCCGGTGCGGAAGCACCCAGCACGCCCGCCGGCCTGCGCCAGGCCGAACTGCGACTCGACGCGCAAGGCCAGTCCGTGCACGCCACCCTGGCGTGGGACAGCGAGCGCGCCGGAAAGATCAACGCCGAGCTGAACACGCGCATGCAGCAACGCGCGGACGGTTGGCAATGGGCACCCGATGCGCCACTGGCCGGCAACGTGAAGGCCACGCTGCCCAACCTGGGCGTGTGGTCGATGCTCGCGCCGCCCGGCTGGCGCGTGGCCGGCACGCTGGACGCGGACGCCGTTCTGGCGGGCAACCGCGCGGCGCCGCGCTGGAATGGCACGCTCGGCGCCGACAAGCTTGCGCTGCGCGCGCCGGTCGAAGGGCTGGACCTGCGCGACGGCCGCCTGCGCGCCACGCTCACGGGCGAGCGCATCGAGATCACCGAATTCACGCTCAAGGGCGGCGCCGGCAGCACCGCGCGCATTGCGGGGCAGAGCGGCAACCGCAGCACGGCGGCGAGCGAAGCCGGCACCGATGGCGGCTCGCTCACGGCGCGCGGCGACATCGGCTGGGGTGCGGCGGGCACATCGGGTGGTGCATCAGGCACCGGCATCCGCATGGCCCTGCAGGCCGACCTGCGCGCACTGCGCGTGCTGGTGCGCACCGACCGGCAGGTCACGCTCTCGGGCAACCTGCAGGCGCGGCTCGACAGCGGCCAGTTCAACGTGCGCGGCAAGCTCAAGACCGACCGCGCCGTGATCATCCTGCCCGACGAGACCGCCCCCAGCCTGGGCTCCGACGTGGTCGTGCGCTCCGCCGCCAAGGACCGCGAAGCGGCCGAGCAGGCCCAGCGCGATGCCGCGCGCAACGAGGCGCAGGCCGCCAAGCCGCAGACCGCGAAGCCGCCCGACATCGTGGTGAACTTCGACCTGGGCGACGACTTCGCGGTGCAGGGCCGCGGCATCACGACGCGGCTCGAGGGCGACCTCGAAATCCGAAGCAACCGGCTCGATGCGCCGCCGCGCATCACCGGCGAGGTCAGGACCGTCAAGGGCCAATACCGCGCCTACGGGCAGCAGCTCGACGTGGAAACGGGCCTCGCGCGCTTCAACGGCCCGTTCGACAATCCGTCGCTCGACATCCTGGCCATCCGGCCCAACATCTCGCAGCGCGCCGGCGTGCAGATCACGGGCACCGCGCAGTCGCCGCGCGTCAAGCTCTATTCCGAGCCCGCGCTGTCGGATGCGGAAACCCTTTCATGGGTGGTGCTGGGCCGCGCATCGGCGACCAGCGGCGGCGAATCGGCACTGCTGCAGCAGGCGGCTCTCGCGCTGATCGGCCATGTCAGCAAAAGCGGAAGCGGCGGCAGCCTGGCCAGCCGCTTCGGCCTGGACGAACTCGGCTTCAAGGGGCCGGGCAACGGCGGCGACCTGCGCGAGTCGGCGGTAACGCTCGGCAAGCGGCTCTCGAAGGATTTCTACCTCACCTACGAGCGCAGCGTGGGCGGCACCTTCGGCACTCTCTTCATCTTCTACGACCTGACGCAGCGGCTCACATTGCGCGGCCAGGCCGGGCAGACAAGCGGGCTCGACCTGATCTACACGCTGAAGTACGACTGA